In a genomic window of Mycosarcoma maydis chromosome 5, whole genome shotgun sequence:
- a CDS encoding putative CCR4-NOT core exoribonuclease subunit protein: protein MAGRIREVWAENLEVEMALLRDTIEKYPYVAMDTEFPGIVARPIGTFKGSSDYHYQTLRCNVDLLKLIQLGITLCDENGNLPPDVCTWQFNFRFSINDDMCAPDSLDLLTKAGLDFDRHERMGIDVEHFGELLITSGLALFDDVKWVSFHSGYDFGYLLKVVTCSPLPAQESDFFALLRVWFPCIYDIKFLMRSCKTLKGGLQDVADDLQVSRIGQQHQAGSDSLLTATTFFKMRQKYFDGSIDDSKYLGCLYGFSSSSSHVNGMVHYSQGRPVSVQSFHDASAVPRSVSGGYAAGGYGSNFGSPFKSTLSASTER from the coding sequence ATGGCGGGAAGGATACGAGAAGTATGGGCAGAGAATCTGGAGGTGGAGATGGCCCTGTTGCGGGATACCATTGAAAAGTACCCATATGTTGCCATGGACACCGAATTTCCCGGCATTGTTGCCAGGCCAATAGGCACGTTCAAAGGCTCATCGGACTACCACTACCAGACCTTGCGCTGcaacgtcgatctgctcaagctcatccaACTCGGCATCACTCTCTGCGACGAAAACGGCAACCTTCCACCTGATGTCTGCACGTGGCAGTTCAACTTCCGTTTCAGCATAAACGACGACATGTGTGCACCTGACTCGCTGGATCTGCTCACAAAAGCCGGACTGGACTTTGATCGACACGAAAGGATGGGCATCGACGTTGAGCATTTTGGCGAGTTGCTCATCACCTCAGGACTAGCGCTATTCGATGATGTCAAATGGGTCTCGTTCCACAGTGGATACGACTTTGGCTATTTGCTCAAGGTCGTAACGTGCAGTCCGTTGCCTGCGCAAGAATCCGACTTTTTCGCCCTGCTGCGTGTCTGGTTCCCTTGCATCTACGACATCAAGTTCCTCATGAGGAGctgcaagacgctcaaggGCGGTTTACAGGATGTGGCAGATGACCTTCAGGTGAGCCGTATCGGTCAACAGCACCAAGCGGGAAGCGACAGCCTGTTGACGGCAACGACCTTCTTCAAGATGCGACAAAAGTACTTTGACGGTTCGATCGACGATTCGAAATATCTCGGATGTCTGTATGGCTtttcttcgagctcgtcgcATGTCAATGGGATGGTTCATTACAGTCAAGGAAGGCCTGTATCGGTGCAGAGCTTCCACGATGCTTCAGCTGTGCCGCGGTCAGTGTCGGGCGGATATGCTGCCGGTGGTTACGGTTCCAATTTCGGCAGCCCTTTCAAATCGACCTTGTCCGCTTCCACTGAGCGATAG
- a CDS encoding putative ubiquitin-conjugating enzyme E2: protein MTSTPSGNTLLLKRQLTELRKRPVDGFSAGLKDESNLFEWEIMIIGPNDTLYEGGFFRAELIFPPEYPLLPPKMKFITPMWHPNIYADGTVCISILHAPGKDEWGYEDASERWLPVHTVESILISVISLLSADVPNTDSPANIDAAKQVREDLAGYKKKVRRLVRQSAEEAFD from the exons ATGACATCGACCCCCTCGGGCAACACCCTCCTCCTCAAACGACAGCTCACCGAGCTTCGCAAACGTCCCGTCGATGGTTTTAGCGCTGGTCTCAAGGACGAAAGTAACCTGTTCGAATGGGAGATTATGATCATTGGCCCCAACGATACGCTCTACGAAGGCGGATTTTTTCGCGCAGAGTTGATATTCCCACCAGAATATCCGCTGCTCCCTCCCAAGATGAAGTTCATCACGCCCATGTGGCATCCCAACATTTATGCTGACGGCACCgtctgcatctcgatcttgcaTGCTCCTGGTAAGGACGAATGGGGCTACGAAGATGCAAGCGAACGGTGGCTTCCGGTGCACACCGTTGAGTCAATT ctcatctcggTTATCAGCCTGCTCTCCGCTGACGTCCCCAACACGGATTCGCCAGCGAACATCGACGCCGCCAAACAGGTCCGCGAAGACCTTGCTGGCTACAAGAAAAAGGTGCGACGGCTCGTGAGGCAGTCTGCAGAGGAAGCTTTCGATTGA
- a CDS encoding anaphase promoting complex subunit 1 (related to negative regulator of mitosis), with amino-acid sequence MSAAQRISQRVAHSAARSTASEADIMSMGEPSELLARLQKIRARSTATTQGCSVSYAPRSDVSTAENQHSDGTQNPASSRDELEWKDRLLTWTRGNTLMRTFSFSSPVLQSFWTLFQVSSPDTILVAPGKARINQHADSLVRALCVFFEQAVHIHFPGTGEQVDMDLPFRFSKAFPAPVGVLIQRQIELEDERIASRLRQPVTASSLPQTSSNAGFPFPDLSNSSDSVYNLSNILDEYDLASTSQIHQDPARILPMVFYLSRCYDDLVPVDRYPQLSYSASPATDPKPMTHGPVLPFGEMDEVVAFVSSRNDPRYPSFIVTKSVQNSAIRIYAFTARPDALEATPALLSTHPVHSSLGMTAVGDHGVTNIAGPQSLTAIDSQVDDRHGATKHARTLSDTPGAPSSTTLGRGFPSTLRRSARIDLERRTSGIASAAMGRDPSGRSRRISAMHSGASERRSSSRKDEQATQARDRTLANISHTADGLRFQSQAYPHEAIMDDLGAAGTSMRISTNPATAARLRRSSQAAPRTPYGGPRNSNRASISAAKSRPSMNLSRLDTSVDPTRFSSAIPTGTIDGIRADAIDVEAGIAPDDDDVDLAQIADMDGFARSFACVCLLDEIKLPGASVASDLAGLRVSSASFDRVDPDATYLFLSVPHLEQTFCRRLGFQRLESRDSYRNLPFCKTPSKLQASAVISCSALLPLQVMGSDSTEVLTISQNGVIQLHLGPPSLSRPALDLSTFGPVTQGLEQLATTASSVDLQAAVKGGVSSVQLISAESDESIDVQLDFRSTCTITARVLRVISQTLPHQLAAKIKSRWIQTRFLTGASPRPPHGQAAINKDWTSLVQVLTSSLSPLRADDETAGGLIAHRLFGNDPLLHGLSKLDSIDFEQKGVESATPIKDALQQEEAQCILLTLYLLAEEMRLDNTHSEEGVRRVVHVAVAVAQRHQASGWVDALRTRLVPTRIEAEFVPTIVPLGNTVRSTTGPPANFYHVLLDLAWAGGEQVDSVDSWIRTGRTSVQVANAASTFPVLDAILRTYAIFRQATIDRQDVATAIVESMIKLGLDLEKLRKLPFGISVPLYQAIRHCQIKPPSEKSAEFYHMVQREEIALNTCRQRGSLSTANARKIPEQLIRTLPKDGPLDAICAQLFSRDFRLRDVLAMLKTDTVNSVYVAEGENQTEATIMEQHNAAVAAIGERTKALSPGRAMLFMMSRQFLPTHKWRIPSICLAVKVRPRGMTIEPDNKADPAGLDWPEFHNGVASVLELNLADNVTVDSKWIFAHLGEQVTARHAGFLFGLGLMRQLPTMTPVHVFRYLKMRNNLLTIGFLLGMAVSTVATADPTARHLIGMQLTAFLPSGSAPLNLSTITQTAGLLAMGLVFLGSNHRWTAKRMLDQIGAQESPTPNMQPQHREAYSLSAGLALGLVYMGKGRGNGMKSLPDKRIISRLVHLVKGSSDIKTGFSLPGDLRSDTGSWADLEINLTSAPAALAFGLIFLRSNCKMIADVMAPPQMPRDLDTLRPDVLFVHVLARSIILWDLIEPTNEWLHSVLPSWLQKRIEMGKSISEAAQLAQINMQAGACFAIGLKYAGSKDAQACDCLWQQLHTLDKQVRVQTVSFFSKIRKAAVQAALDQARMSLAMVLAGSGDVDFLRHLRRAHGDVDGDVCYGSHMATHMALGLLFLGGGRFTLGTSDLGVAALLISFLPPFPRWSGDNRAHLQVFRHLWYLAIEPRLLITTDVETDQLVSLPIQIAGVTSKQGDNDGRAFTPLLLPNRPLSGLIQTATDRYWPASIDSSTMTDRTAATAALSKAAASSLTSQKLFVKRKTARLDYLADPHGSRSLSLDETVPLDLCSDSIQSVGPGPAELGEAMRGFSSAGKQRELVRSLSLLSAGEDTMAPVVRAVVMECLTMDKMYVLPAYASVVELQEQGDWLGRYRDVRFADEYYRIHHTRLFGDDAETLVQPGLLTSLRRLAQHHVENDFGCNADVRDAITRYLTSDMTPPEFASDAIYPVLIASELDSVEEVRNLVKFISEHIRASQEASDAESTRARVRLVTDAAFGGENRPPWTRYILDHVVKTP; translated from the coding sequence ATGTCAGCAGCACAACGCATCAGCCAAAGAGTGGCGCACTCAGCTGCTCGCAGCACTGCATCCGAGGCCGACATTATGTCGATGGGTGAGCCGTCCGAGCTGCTTGCACGCTTGCAAAAAATCCGTGCTCGCTCCACAGCTACCACCCAGGGATGCTCGGTCTCCTACGCCCCTCGTAGCGACGTTTCTACAGCGGAAAATCAACATTCAGATGGAACACAGAACCCAGCCAGCTCTCGTGATGAGCTCGAATGGAAAGATAGGCTGCTCACATGGACGAGAGGCAACACGCTGATGCGAACATTTTCCTTCTCGAGCCCAGTGCTGCAATCCTTCTGGACTCTCTTCCAAGTAAGCTCCCCAGACACCATCCTCGTAGCGCCTGGAAAAGCACGCATCAATCAGCACGCAGATTCTTTGGTAAGAGCACTCTGTGTCTTTTTCGAGCAGGCAGTACACATTCACTTCCCCGGTACCGGCGAGCAGGTAGACATGGACCTTCCCTTCCGCTTCTCCAAAGCATTTCCTGCTCCCGTCGGAGTTCTTATCCAGCGTCAAATCGAACTTGAGGACGAGCGCATCGCATCGAGGCTGCGGCAACCTGTAACTGCATCGTCCCTACCTCAAACCTCGTCCAACGCCGGCTTCCCTTTCCCAGACCTCTCGAACTCTTCCGACTCAGTCTACAACCTGTCCAATATCCTCGACGAATACGATctcgcatcgacgtcaCAAATTCATCAGGATCCTGCCCGCATCTTACCTATGGTCTTCTATCTATCACGATGCTACGATGATCTCGTTCCGGTCGACCGTTATCCACAGCTTTCCTATTCCGCCTCGCCTGCCACCGACCCCAAGCCGATGACACACGGACCTGTATTGCCCTTtggcgagatggatgaAGTCGTCGCTTTTGTATCTTCGCGTAATGATCCGCGGTATCCGTCATTCATAGTCACCAAAAGCGTCCAGAACTCGGCCATCCGCATTTACGCTTTCACTGCTCGACCAGACGCCCTTGAGGCTACACCGGCCTTGCTCTCCACACACCCCGTCCATTCGTCTCTTGGCATGACTGCGGTTGGCGATCATGGTGTGACAAACATCGCCGGTCCACAGTCATTGACCGCTATCGATAGCCAGGTTGATGACAGACATGGCGCGACAAAACATGCACGTACTCTCTCGGATACACCTGGTGCTCCTAGCAGCACCACCCTCGGCAGAGGGTTCCCATCTACTCTCCGGAGAAGTGCCCGCATCGACCTTGAGAGGCGTACCAGTGGTATCGCTTCAGCTGCAATGGGAAGAGATCCGAGCGGTCGAAGTCGACGCATCAGTGCCATGCATTCTGGTGCATCCGAGCGTAGATCTTCTAGCCGCAAGGACGAACAGGCGACTCAAGCACGAGATCGCACGCTAGCCAACATCTCACATACCGCAGACGGCCTTCGCTTTCAGTCCCAGGCGTATCCACACGAAGCCATCATGGACGATCTTGGCGCTGCCGGTACGAGCATGCGTATATCCACCAACccagcaacagccgctCGACTTCGCCGCAGCTCGCAGGCAGCACCTCGCACCCCCTATGGCGGTCCTCGAAATTCGAATCGCGCCTCAATATCAGCTGCCAAGTCGAGACCATCAATGAATCTCTCTCGCCTAGACACCAGCGTCGACCCAACGCGTTTCAGCTCTGCCATCCCCACTGGAACTATCGATGGAATCCGCGCAGACGCCATAGATGTTGAGGCTGGTATCGCACccgatgatgacgatgttGACTTGGCTCAAATCGCCGACATGGACGGGTTTGCGCGCAGCTTTGCCTGTGTATGCCTTTTGGATGAGATAAAGCTTCCAGGGGCGAGCGTAGCCTCCGACTTGGCTGGTCTGCGGGTGAGCAGCGCTTCGTTCGATCGCGTCGATCCGGACGCCACctacctcttcctctcAGTGCCTCACCTTGAACAAACATTTTGCAGAAGACTCGGCTTCCAGAGGCTGGAATCTCGTGACTCGTATCGAAATCTGCCCTTCTGCAAAACACCTAGCAAGCTGCAGGCTTCTGCGGTAATTTCGTGCTCTGCCCTCTTGCCTCTCCAAGTGATGGGCTCAGACTCCACAGAGGTGCTAACAATATCCCAAAACGGAGTAATTCAGCTCCATCTTGGTCCTCCTTCCTTGAGTAGGCCAgcgctcgacttgagcacGTTCGGTCCTGTGACACAGGGCCTCGAACAGCTTGCTACAACCGCCTCTTCAGTGGATCTTCAAGCAGCGGTGAAAGGAGGCGTATCCAGTGTACAGCTCATATCCGCAGAGTCTGATGAAAGTATCGATGTCCAGCTTGACTTTCGCTCAACATGCACAATCACTGCTCGAGTATTGAGGGTGATTTCACAGACTTTGCCACATCAACTCGCCGCAAAAATCAAATCCCGATGGATTCAAACGCGCTTCCTCACAGGTGCCAGCCCACGTCCACCGCACGGGCAGGCTGCGATAAACAAGGACTGGACTTCCCTGGTGCAAGTTCTCACTTCTTCATTGTCGCCTCTACGCGCTGATGACGAAACGGCTGGAGGACTCATAGCTCATCGTTTGTTTGGAAATGACCCGCTTCTGCATGGTCTCTCCAAGCTTGACTCTATCGACTTTGAACAGAAGGGTGTGGAATCAGCAACTCCGATCAAAGATGCTCTGCAACAGGAGGAGGCCCAATGCATCCTCTTGACGCTCTACTTGCTGGCAGAGGAGATGCGTCTCGACAATACGCATTCAGAGGAAGGGGTGAGGAGAGTCGTACacgttgccgttgctgtGGCTCAGCGCCATCAAGCTTCTGGCTGGGTAGATGCGCTTCGGACTCGCCTTGTGCCAACTCGCATAGAAGCCGAATTTGTGCCGACTATAGTGCCGCTTGGGAACACAGTAAGGAGCACCACCGGTCCTCCGGCGAATTTCTACCACGTGCTTCTTGATTTGGCATGGGCCGGCGGCGAGCAAGTCGATTCTGTTGACAGCTGGATCAGAACTGGCCGCACATCTGTGCAGGTCGCTAACGCAGCTTCCACATTCCCGGTGCTGGACGCCATCCTTCGCACATATGCCATCTTCAGACAGGCCACTATCGATCGTCAAGATGTGGCGACAGCAATTGTTGAAAGCAtgatcaagctcggccTTGATCTGGAAAAACTGCGCAAGCTACCCTTTGGAATCTCGGTCCCGCTATATCAGGCGATCCGACACTGCCAGATCAAGCCTCCGAGTGAGAAGAGCGCCGAGTTCTACCACATGGTACAACGGGAAGAAATCGCTCTCAACACGTGTAGGCAGCGAGGCTCGTTGAGCACGGCAAATGCTCGAAAGATTCCGGAACAGCTGATCAGAACGCTCCCCAAGGATGGGCCTTTGGACGCCATCTGTGCCCAACTCTTCAGTCGAGATTTTCGTCTACGTGATGTTTTGGCAATGCTCAAGACTGATACAGTTAATTCGGTATACGTTGCTGAAGGCGAAAATCAGACCGAAGCTACCATCATGGAGCAGCACAATGCTGCAGTGGCGGCCATAGGCGAACGTACCAAAGCACTTTCTCCCGGCCGTGCTATGCTGTTCATGATGTCGCGGCAGTTTTTGCCGACGCACAAGTGGCGCATCCCGTCTATCTGCTTAGCAGTCAAAGTGAGACCACGCGGGATGACCATCGAGCCTGACAACAAGGCAGATCCTGCCGGTTTGGACTGGCCCGAGTTTCACAATGGCGTAGCATCGGTGCTAGAGCTCAACCTGGCTGACAACGTCACGGTGGACTCGAAGTGGATCTTTGCTCATCTCGGGGAACAGGTCACCGCACGCCATGCAGGCTTCTTGTTCGGACTCGGGCTGATGAGGCAGCTTCCCACAATGACCCCTGTGCATGTTTTCCGGTATCTTAAGATGCGCAACAATCTGCTCACGATCGGATTTCTGCTCGGTATGGCTGTATCCACCGTCGCTACGGCAGATCCCACTGCAAGACACTTGATCGGCATGCAGCTCACAGCTTTTCTCCCATCGGGCTCAGCTCCACTGAATCTATCAACCATCACACAGACTGCTGGTCTCCTGGCCATGGGGCTCGTTTTCCTGGGCAGCAACCACCGCTGGACTGCCAAGCGAATGCTCGATCAGATCGGAGCGCAAGAGTCTCCTACTCCCAACatgcagccgcagcaccGCGAAGCGTACTCCTTGTCGGCAGGGCTGGCGCTTGGACTCGTGTACATGGGCAAGGGCCGAGGCAATGGCATGAAGAGTCTACCCGATAAGCGCATTATTTCGCGCCTTGTGCATCTGGTCAAGGGAAGCAGCGACATCAAAACGGGTTTCTCGCTACCAGGCGATCTGCGGTCAGACACTGGATCTTGGGCAGATCTCGAGATCAATTTGACATCGGCTCCGGCTGCGCTTGCCTTTGGTCTGATTTTCTTGCGGTCTAATTGCAAGATGATCGCCGACGTCATGGCACCGCCGCAAATGCCACGTGATCTCGATACGCTTCGACCAGATGTCCTGTTTGTCCATGTGTTAGCGCGATCAATTATTTTGTGGGACTTGATTGAGCCCACGAATGAATGGCTTCACAGCGTGCTCCCGAGCTGGCTACAGAAACggatcgagatgggcaAGTCGATATCGGAAGCAGCACAGCTAGCTCAGATTAACATGCAGGCGGGCGCGTGCTTTGCCATCGGACTCAAGTATGCCGGCTCGAAAGACGCCCAGGCTTGCGATTGCCTATGGCAGCAACTGCACACATTGGACAAACAGGTCAGAGTGCAAACCGTCTCGTTTTTCTCCAAGATCCGAAAAGCGGCCGTCCAAGCTGCACTGGATCAAGCGAGGATGTCGTTGGCTATGGTGCTCGCTGGAAGTGGCGATGTGGACTTTCTGCGGCATCTTCGAAGAGCACATGGTGACGTTGATGGCGATGTGTGCTATGGCAGTCACATGGCGACTCACATGGCGTTGGGATTGCTGTTCCTCGGTGGAGGTCGTTTCACATTGGGAACGTCGGATCTGGGAGTAGCTGCGCTGCTGATCTCCTTCTTGCCACCGTTTCCGAGGTGGAGCGGGGACAACCGTGCGCATTTGCAGGTGTTTCGACATCTGTGGTacctcgccatcgagcCACGATTGTTGATCACTACTGATGTCGAGACGGATCAGCTGGTAAGCTTGCCGATCCAGATTGCGGGTGTCACCAGTAAGCAAGGTGATAACGATGGACGTGCATTTACACCGTTGCTTCTACCCAATCGTCCGCTATCAGGGTTGATACAGACCGCAACAGACCGATATTGGCCAGcgagcatcgacagcagcactATGACCGATCGCACTGCTGCTACAGCAGCTCTATCGAAAGCTGCAGCTTCATCTTTAACCTCACAAAAGCTCTTTGTCAAACGCAAGACAGCTCGTCTGGACTATCTTGCGGACCCACATGGTAGCAGAAGCTTGTCATTGGACGAGACAGTGCCTCTAGACCTTTGCTCCGACTCGATTCAATCGGTTGGTCCAGGGCCAGCCGAACTTGGCGAAGCAATGCGCGGATTCTCGTCGGCTGGCAAACAGCGTGAATTGGTACGCAGCTTGTCTCTCCTTTCCGCAGGCGAGGACACCATGGCACCGGTCGTGCGAGCGGTAGTGATGGAGTGTCTGACCATGGACAAGATGTATGTGCTGCCAGCGTATGCTAGCGTTGTTGAGCTGCAGGAACAAGGAGATTGGCTTGGACGCTATCGAGATGTTCGATTTGCCGACGAGTATTACCGCATTCATCACACAAGACTGTTCGGTGACGATGCGGAGACACTGGTTCAACCTGGATTGTTGACTTCATTACGACGTCTTGCTCAACACCACGTCGAGAACGACTTTGGCTGCAATGCAGATGTCCGAGATGCGATCACACGGTATCTCACGTCGGACATGACCCCGCCGGAATTCGCCTCGGATGCCATCTATCCGGTACTGATCGCAAGCGAACTGGACAGCGTGGAAGAAGTACGTAATCTCGTCAAGTTCATCTCGGAACATATCCGCGCATCACAAGAGGCAAGTGACGCGGAAAGTACAAGGGCGAGGGTCCGCTTGGTGACGGACGCAGCATTTGGTGGAGAGAACAGACCGCCTTGGACTAGGTATATACTGGACCATGTTGTGAAGACGCCTTAA
- a CDS encoding putative 26S proteasome regulatory subunit Rpn10, with the protein MVLEATMLVLDNSEWMRNGDYTPTRWEAQADAVSMIFDAKTNSNPESEVGLMTMAGKSPEVLVTLTQDIGKILAALHRSKIVGNSDLTTGINVASLALKHRQNKNQRQRVVVFVGSPVEQTEEDLVKLGKKLKKNNIAVDIISFGEDVENEEKLSKFIEAVNSGDNSHLLSIPAGPQLLSDIILSSPVLQEEGGDSGAGPSGSGGGGNNFEFGVDPSMDPELAMALRLSLEEEQARQRAAEGSSGSQVPSLPTVSEGAENITAATGSAGPAAGLAGSGSMVPKGAESITGEGHNADDESEEAMLQKAIALSQAGEAKTNDEDVDMTSAEPSGGRRAVVAGQVEGEEDEEMDEDEAIARAIQMSLQEGDGQDESK; encoded by the exons ATGGTCCTTGAAGCGACCATGTTGGTTCTCGACAACTCTGAATGGATGCGGAATGGAGACTATACGCCGACACGCTGGGAGGCGCAGGCGGATGCTGTCAGCATGATCTTTGACGCCAAGACCAATTCGAACCCAGAGAGCGAGGTCGGCCTCATGACCATGGCAGGCAAGAGTCCTGAAGTGCTcgtcacactcacacaGGACATCGGTAAGATCCTCGCAGCACTCCATCGAAGCAAGATCGTCGGCAACTCCGACCTGACTACGGGTATCAACGTTGCCTCGCTTGCGCTCAAGCACCGACAAAACAAGAATCAGAGGCAAAGAGTTGTGGTCTTTGTCGGATCACCTGTGGAACAGACAGAAGAAGACCTGGTCAAGCTCGGGAAGAAACTCAAGAAAAACAACATTGCTGTCGACATTATCAGCTTTGGCGAGGACGTCGAGAACGAGGAGAAACTTTCAAAGTTTATCGAGGCAGTCAACAGCGGTGACAACAG TCACCTCTTGAGCATTCCGGCAGGACCTCAGCTTCTTTCCGATATCATCCTGTCTTCACCGGTGTTGCAGGAAGAGGGCGGCGACTCGGGTGCCGGCCCATCCGGcagtggcggtggaggcaACAACTTCGAGTTCGGCGTCGATCCGAGCATGGACCCCGAGTTGGCCATG GCTCTCCGACTctcgctcgaagaggagcagGCCCGACAAAGGGCTGCCGAAGGTTCTTCCGGATCACAGGTACCGTCGCTGCCCACCGTCTCGGAAGGAGCCGAGAACATtacagcagcaacaggctCGGCTGGACCTGCAGCTGGCTTGGCCGGCAGCGGCTCAATGGTGCCAAAAGGCGCCGAATCTATCACAGGCGAGGGTCACaatgccgacgacgagtcggAAGAGGCCATGTTGCAGAAAGCTATTGCCCTTTCGCAGGCTGGTGAAGCTAAGACGAATGACGAGGATGTAGACATGACGTCAGCAGAGCCTTCGGGAGGAAGGAGGGCGGTCGTGGCTGGACAGGTCGAGGgcgaagaagatgaagagatggatgaggacgaggcaaTTGCGAGGGCTATTCAGATGAGCCTGCAGGAAGGTGATGGCCAAGATGAGAGCAAGTAA